In Ictalurus punctatus breed USDA103 chromosome 3, Coco_2.0, whole genome shotgun sequence, the following are encoded in one genomic region:
- the sf3b5 gene encoding splicing factor 3B subunit 5, protein MTDRYNIHSQLEHLQSKYIGTGHADTTKWEWLVNQHRDSYCSYMGHFDLLNYFSVAENESKARVRFNLMEKMLQPCGPPADKPEDA, encoded by the coding sequence ATGACGGACCGTTACAACATCCACAGCCAGCTGGAGCACCTGCAGTCGAAGTACATTGGCACAGGACATGCAGACACCACCAAGTGGGAATGGCTGGTGAACCAGCACAGAGACTCGTACTGCTCCTACATGGGCCACTTCGACCTCCTCAACTACTTCTCCGTCGCTGAGAATGAGAGCAAGGCTCGTGTGCGCTTTAACCTAATGGAGAAGATGCTGCAGCCCTGCGGACCTCCTGCTGACAAACCTGAGGATGCTTAG